From the genome of Dehalobacter sp. 12DCB1, one region includes:
- a CDS encoding NYN domain-containing protein, with product MKAIAFVDYENIWEGLHEYGYRLMPEEFIQLLEDYADHIGVDLKAVYLYANFDKEEFWRTQTAFEKRNIFTRHVYGKNNYVKTEVRANAADTELMLEVQEILVTRPKAAELFLLFTSDGDFLPIIRRIRAWGKEVRIIGVKDKINHLLIPYCESLDVFCNLLNKDYAKYMPVDDLSIGIELIAEMQMRLPYVASTRARSYLSIKLGRTASEVKDFIQYLLTENCLIEKELHDPNLVIKKTKIYLLNLVNPLVTKILGSNLTEQLAARYTRLSSEIVEK from the coding sequence TTGAAGGCAATAGCATTTGTTGATTACGAAAATATCTGGGAAGGCCTTCACGAATACGGCTACAGGCTGATGCCAGAGGAGTTTATTCAGCTTCTGGAGGATTATGCTGATCATATCGGAGTCGATCTGAAGGCCGTCTATTTGTATGCAAATTTTGACAAGGAAGAATTCTGGAGGACCCAAACTGCCTTTGAAAAGAGAAACATCTTCACGCGTCATGTCTATGGAAAAAATAACTATGTGAAAACTGAAGTCCGTGCAAATGCAGCGGATACGGAACTGATGCTGGAGGTTCAAGAAATTCTAGTGACCAGACCGAAAGCCGCAGAGTTATTTCTTTTATTTACAAGTGATGGCGATTTCCTGCCTATCATCCGAAGAATTCGTGCCTGGGGGAAAGAAGTCCGAATCATCGGCGTTAAGGACAAAATCAATCACCTGCTGATCCCTTACTGTGAAAGCCTGGATGTTTTCTGCAATCTTCTCAATAAGGATTATGCCAAGTATATGCCTGTTGATGATTTGTCGATAGGAATCGAATTGATTGCTGAGATGCAGATGAGACTGCCCTATGTTGCTTCTACCAGGGCCCGGTCATATTTAAGTATTAAGCTTGGAAGAACGGCCTCTGAAGTCAAAGATTTTATCCAGTACCTTTTGACGGAGAACTGCTTGATAGAAAAAGAATTACATGATCCAAACCTTGTCATCAAAAAGACCAAAATTTATTTATTAAACCTGGTCAACCCATTGGTCACAAAAATTCTAGGCAGTAATTTGACAGAACAGCTTGCAGCCCGTTACACAAGACTAAGTTCAGAAATTGTTGAGAAGTAA
- the fdhF gene encoding formate dehydrogenase subunit alpha yields the protein MEKVQLQIDGKTVLASAKSTILEACRKNGISVPTLCHAPELTNWGACRLCMVEVEGMRNLATACTMEVQQGMVVRTSTPEIREARRTILELILANHDIDCLTCEKMGDCDLSRYAYEYQVKGNTFQGEKRCSDLDDSNPFIFRDMNKCILCGKCVRACAEIQVNNVLDYSKRGFETQVGPAFNLPYGDSDCVFCGSCLAVCPVGALTEKQMIGKGRPWEIKKVRTTCPYCGTGCNFDLNVKDGKVIGVTSSSDAPVNGKALCVKGRFGYDTIHSPNRLQAPLIRKDGKLVESDWDEALDLIAEKFTAIKAENGPDSLGALSSARCINEDNYLMQKLMRAVIGTNNIDHCARTUHAPSVAGLATSFGSGAMTNSIGEIPHSKVIFVIGSNTTEAHPVIGGKIKQAVLNGCRLIVADPRGIELTGFAEVWMRLRPGTDITLINGLMYIILNKGWEDRNFIAKRTEGFEGLKAILPKYTPEYVSRVTGVPEELLYQAAEIYATAESAQIFYTLGITEHITGTDNVMSLANLAMLTGNLGKENSGVNPLRGQNNVQGACDMGALPNFFPGYQKVEDEKARDKFEKVWGVPLNQNKGYMIPDMFEASLKGKLKAMYIMGEDPVSTDADAHHVRKGLQALDFLVVQDIFLTETAKLADVVLPGVSYAEKTGTFTNTERRVQMVNKAVEPAEGAKPDWQIISAIAKRMGSDFNYRSTADIMNEVSSLAPQYAGISHERLGTNGLQWPVTCETHPGTPILHMDGCTRGNGLFMPIEARVADELPDKEYPFLLSTGRKLSHYNISTRYSDVLSAYSAEEFAEVNPEDARNLNVCDGDKVRVSSRRGEVETKVRLTDKVPPGMIFMTFHYVSSPVNVLTNAACDKISGTYEYKVCAVRISK from the coding sequence GTGGAAAAGGTTCAACTCCAAATTGACGGAAAAACTGTATTGGCCTCTGCGAAATCCACGATTTTGGAAGCTTGCCGGAAAAACGGGATTTCTGTTCCGACACTGTGCCATGCTCCCGAGCTAACCAATTGGGGCGCTTGCAGGTTGTGCATGGTCGAAGTAGAAGGCATGCGAAACCTGGCCACAGCGTGTACGATGGAAGTACAACAGGGGATGGTCGTAAGGACTTCAACACCGGAAATTAGGGAAGCCCGCAGAACCATCCTGGAATTGATTTTAGCGAACCATGATATTGACTGCCTAACCTGCGAAAAGATGGGCGACTGCGATCTTTCCCGTTATGCCTATGAATATCAGGTTAAAGGAAATACTTTTCAGGGAGAGAAACGCTGCTCCGACCTGGATGACAGCAATCCGTTCATTTTTCGGGATATGAATAAATGCATTTTATGCGGCAAATGCGTGAGGGCTTGTGCCGAGATTCAGGTCAATAACGTTCTGGATTATTCCAAACGCGGTTTTGAAACCCAGGTCGGGCCTGCTTTTAACCTGCCGTACGGTGACTCAGATTGTGTATTCTGCGGTTCATGTCTGGCCGTTTGTCCGGTTGGTGCGCTGACTGAAAAACAAATGATCGGCAAAGGACGCCCCTGGGAAATTAAAAAGGTTCGGACCACGTGTCCTTACTGTGGAACAGGCTGCAATTTTGACCTGAATGTCAAGGATGGCAAAGTGATCGGAGTAACCTCCAGTTCCGATGCACCGGTCAATGGCAAGGCACTGTGCGTGAAAGGACGGTTTGGATATGATACGATCCACAGCCCAAATCGCCTGCAAGCGCCGCTGATCAGAAAAGACGGTAAACTGGTCGAATCGGACTGGGACGAAGCCCTTGACCTTATCGCAGAGAAATTTACGGCAATCAAGGCCGAGAACGGTCCTGATTCGCTGGGTGCTTTAAGCTCAGCACGCTGTATCAATGAAGACAATTACCTGATGCAAAAACTGATGCGCGCAGTGATTGGGACCAATAACATCGATCATTGCGCCCGGACCTGACACGCTCCCTCTGTGGCCGGTCTGGCCACTTCATTTGGCTCGGGAGCTATGACGAACTCAATTGGTGAAATACCGCATTCCAAGGTTATTTTTGTGATCGGTTCCAATACGACTGAAGCCCATCCCGTCATCGGCGGCAAGATCAAGCAGGCAGTCTTGAACGGCTGCAGACTGATTGTAGCCGACCCGAGGGGAATTGAGCTGACCGGGTTTGCCGAAGTTTGGATGAGACTACGGCCTGGAACGGACATCACGCTGATTAATGGGTTGATGTATATTATTCTGAATAAAGGTTGGGAAGACCGAAACTTTATTGCTAAACGGACGGAAGGTTTTGAAGGACTGAAGGCGATTCTCCCCAAATATACGCCCGAGTATGTCAGCAGGGTTACCGGGGTTCCGGAGGAACTTCTTTACCAGGCTGCGGAGATCTATGCCACGGCCGAAAGTGCCCAAATCTTCTATACACTGGGCATTACCGAGCATATCACCGGTACGGACAATGTGATGTCCCTGGCCAACCTGGCCATGTTAACCGGCAATCTTGGCAAAGAAAATTCCGGCGTCAATCCGTTGCGGGGACAAAACAATGTCCAGGGAGCCTGTGATATGGGTGCGCTGCCGAATTTCTTCCCGGGATATCAGAAAGTGGAAGACGAAAAAGCAAGAGACAAATTTGAAAAGGTCTGGGGAGTACCTTTAAACCAGAACAAAGGGTACATGATCCCGGATATGTTTGAAGCCTCTCTTAAAGGGAAGCTGAAAGCAATGTATATTATGGGTGAGGACCCGGTTTCAACGGATGCGGATGCTCATCATGTACGCAAGGGGCTACAGGCACTTGACTTTCTGGTTGTCCAGGATATCTTCCTTACCGAGACAGCCAAACTGGCCGATGTTGTGCTTCCTGGCGTGAGCTACGCGGAAAAAACCGGAACATTTACGAATACCGAACGCCGCGTGCAAATGGTCAACAAAGCGGTTGAGCCTGCTGAAGGCGCCAAACCGGACTGGCAGATTATCAGTGCCATTGCCAAAAGAATGGGCTCTGATTTCAACTATCGTTCAACGGCAGACATCATGAATGAAGTCTCTTCATTGGCGCCGCAGTACGCGGGTATTTCGCACGAACGTCTCGGAACGAATGGCCTGCAGTGGCCGGTTACCTGTGAGACCCATCCGGGTACTCCAATTCTGCATATGGATGGCTGCACACGGGGCAATGGGCTGTTTATGCCAATTGAAGCCAGAGTTGCGGATGAGCTGCCTGATAAGGAGTATCCTTTCCTGCTTAGTACCGGACGCAAACTGAGCCACTATAACATCTCGACGCGCTATTCAGACGTATTAAGTGCTTATTCGGCAGAAGAATTTGCCGAGGTCAACCCTGAAGATGCCAGGAACTTAAATGTCTGTGACGGTGATAAGGTCAGGGTCTCCTCACGCCGGGGTGAAGTGGAGACAAAGGTTAGGCTGACAGACAAGGTTCCGCCCGGAATGATTTTCATGACATTCCACTATGTGAGCTCCCCAGTCAACGTCCTGACAAACGCAGCTTGTGACAAGATCTCGGGTACGTACGAATACAAGGTGTGCGCAGTTAGAATTTCAAAATAA
- the nuoF gene encoding NADH-quinone oxidoreductase subunit NuoF: MKVLVNPCCEKCHHTASTPCSDYVQCRTEGPLCHDDVSCKQQRQRLMSLILEPDRRNKQILVCNGTGCFSSGSQTLIDLLREGLAARGIDTADVRSTGCHGFCEQGPTVIIEPDKTFYTKVKEEDISEIIEKDILRDEKVERLLYEDPVSGKLAANFETVNLFAKQKRIILDNCGKIDPEEISHYLAKDGYKGLAKAIQTMSPDEVVEEVKKSGLRGRGGAGFPTGLKWSLCRQSEGAKKYVICNADEGDPGAFMDRGVLEGDPHAVIEGMLIGAYAIGADEGYIYCRAEYPLAIDRLRTAIAQAEENGLLGNNILNSGFNFKLKIKAGAGAFVCGEETALIASIEGKRGMPTVRPPYPAVKGLWGKPTNINNVETWANVPYILRNGTDWYTQFGTEKSKGTKIFALTGKVNNTGLVEVPMGITLRDIIFDIGGGIKDGNQFKAVQIGGPSGGCLPEEMLDIKVDYDNLTAAGAMVGSGGLVILDNTTCMVDIARFFLSFTQKESCGKCTPCREGTKRLLEILIRITKGEGKAEDLDTLENLAKVIKRTSLCGLGQTAPNPLLATLRYFRHEYEAHIFEKRCPAHACTALMEYTVDNEKCKRCGQCSKVCPVGCITGDKDTPYVIDTQKCIKCGACLKKCKFNAISLA; the protein is encoded by the coding sequence ATGAAGGTTTTAGTGAACCCGTGTTGTGAAAAATGTCATCATACAGCATCCACTCCCTGTTCCGATTATGTTCAATGCAGGACGGAAGGGCCATTGTGCCATGACGATGTTTCCTGTAAACAGCAGAGGCAGAGACTGATGTCTTTGATCCTGGAACCAGACAGAAGAAATAAGCAGATTCTGGTCTGCAATGGAACAGGCTGCTTTTCTTCAGGTTCCCAGACATTAATTGATCTACTCAGGGAAGGATTGGCTGCAAGAGGCATTGATACGGCTGACGTCCGCTCTACGGGCTGTCACGGTTTTTGCGAACAAGGGCCGACCGTGATCATTGAACCGGATAAGACTTTCTATACGAAGGTCAAGGAAGAGGACATTTCTGAAATTATTGAAAAAGATATTTTACGTGATGAAAAAGTTGAAAGACTTCTTTACGAGGATCCGGTATCTGGAAAACTCGCGGCAAATTTTGAGACCGTGAATCTATTTGCCAAACAGAAACGGATCATCCTTGATAACTGCGGTAAGATTGACCCGGAGGAAATCAGCCATTATCTCGCTAAAGATGGCTACAAGGGTTTGGCCAAAGCGATCCAAACCATGAGCCCGGACGAGGTTGTGGAGGAAGTTAAAAAATCAGGCTTGAGAGGCCGCGGAGGTGCAGGTTTTCCGACAGGACTTAAATGGAGTCTATGCCGCCAGTCAGAGGGCGCGAAAAAATATGTGATCTGCAACGCCGATGAAGGAGATCCTGGTGCATTCATGGACAGGGGCGTTCTTGAAGGAGACCCGCATGCGGTGATTGAAGGAATGCTGATCGGCGCTTACGCGATTGGCGCCGACGAGGGTTATATCTACTGCCGGGCCGAATATCCGCTCGCGATCGACAGGCTGAGAACCGCGATTGCCCAGGCTGAGGAAAATGGATTACTGGGCAATAACATCCTGAATTCCGGATTTAACTTCAAACTAAAGATCAAAGCCGGTGCAGGCGCTTTTGTCTGCGGCGAGGAGACGGCCCTGATTGCTTCCATCGAAGGCAAGCGTGGGATGCCGACGGTCAGGCCTCCCTACCCTGCCGTCAAAGGCCTCTGGGGAAAACCGACCAATATTAACAACGTCGAGACCTGGGCCAATGTACCGTATATTTTACGGAATGGCACAGACTGGTATACGCAATTCGGCACTGAAAAAAGCAAAGGCACCAAGATATTTGCTCTGACCGGCAAGGTCAATAACACCGGCCTGGTGGAAGTACCGATGGGTATCACGCTGAGAGACATCATTTTTGATATCGGCGGCGGGATCAAGGACGGAAACCAATTTAAGGCTGTTCAAATCGGGGGGCCCTCGGGAGGCTGTCTTCCCGAGGAAATGCTGGATATTAAAGTCGATTATGATAATCTGACCGCCGCAGGAGCAATGGTTGGCTCAGGCGGACTGGTTATTCTTGATAATACGACATGTATGGTCGATATTGCCCGTTTTTTCTTAAGTTTTACCCAGAAGGAATCCTGCGGCAAGTGTACACCCTGCCGGGAAGGAACGAAGCGGCTTCTCGAAATCCTGATCCGGATCACCAAAGGTGAGGGGAAAGCTGAGGACTTGGATACGCTGGAAAATCTGGCCAAGGTTATTAAACGGACATCACTGTGTGGTCTGGGCCAGACAGCTCCGAATCCATTACTTGCAACACTGCGCTATTTCCGTCACGAATATGAAGCCCATATCTTTGAGAAACGGTGTCCGGCGCATGCCTGTACCGCGCTGATGGAATATACGGTTGATAATGAAAAATGTAAGCGCTGCGGGCAATGTTCCAAAGTCTGCCCGGTCGGCTGCATCACTGGGGATAAAGATACACCCTATGTGATCGATACGCAGAAATGCATTAAATGCGGGGCTTGTCTGAAAAAATGCAAATTTAATGCAATCAGCCTAGCTTAG